GTATTATTTTCTCTGGGGCACTACATTTAGAGATGCTGAAATCCTTGCCGAAATACCAATAGGTTACAGTCGCCAGCGAGAAATAAGTGTCGAAGTCAGGAGAAAGGAACTACCATGAGAATAATACCTTTATTAAAGATTATTCTTGTCAAATACCGGTAAAATCTAAAACGCCGTTTTAGAATGAGGCGCAAGGCAAATAATACCTTGCGCCTTTTTTGTTTTTATTGTATGATTACAACAACGATAAATACTTTTCAACAATTCATGCTTTCTTGCAAAAAACACTTATATTTTCTCACTTTAGCATTAATACTCCTTCCTGCATCAGCCTTTTCTCAAGTCAAGGGCATGTGGGTGGTGCGCTATTCCCTGACCACTCCGGCCAGCGTCAAGAAGATCGTCCGCTCGGCCCACCAGGCCGGCATCAACCACCTGTTCGTGCAGTTCTTCGCCAAGGGCGAGGCCCACTACAATTCCCGGACCCTGCCCACCGCCGCCTGCGTCTCCAGGGACTTCGATCCCCTGGCCCTGATGCTCAAGGAGTGCAAGGCTTACGGCATCAAGATGCACGCCTGGATCAACGTCTATTTCATCTGGTCTTCCGATCAGACACCCCGGGACCGAAGGCATGTTTATTTCAGGAACAAAAGCTGGTTTGCCGCCGACAGCGAGGGCCGCTCGCTCAAGGATTACGGCCAGCGGGAGCTGACCAACAAAAATCTGGAAGGGATCTTCCTTTCCCCGGCCAATGCCGAGGTCAAGCAGTATCTAAGGGAACTGGTGCGGGAGATCCTTTTCAAATACGACGTGGACGGCATCCACTTGGACTATGTGCGCTACGGCAATCTCAACTATTCCTACGACCTTTCCAGCCGCAACGCCTTTTACAGCCAGTATAAGGTGGACCCCATGGCCTTATTCACCGGGGACCCGGCCTTAAAGCCCTACTGGGATACCTGGTACCTGTGGCGGATGTACAACATCTCGGACCTGGTCTCCCAGCTTAAGATGGACATCATCAAGTTCAATCCCTGGGTGAAACTCTCGGCCGCGGTCAAGCCCGACCCTGACGAAGCCCGGCTGGATTTCGGTCAGGACTGGCCATCATGGCTCTTGAACCGCTGGGTGGATTTCGTGGTGCTGATGGATTATTCCCAGGACACCCCCACCGTGCTGCGGCTGGCCCGGAAATCCATACGCTACCAAGGGGCGGGCCGGGTCTACGTGGGGCTGGGAGCTTGGCGCGACAGCATGGAGGGGATCATGGAGAAGACCCGGGAACTGCGGCGGGCCGGCATCAACGACATCGTGCTTTTTTCCTACGACGGCCTGGCCCAGCGGGGGATCAGCTTTGAGGAACTGAAAGACAGAGGCTTCTAACAG
Above is a genomic segment from candidate division TA06 bacterium containing:
- a CDS encoding family 10 glycosylhydrolase; protein product: MWVVRYSLTTPASVKKIVRSAHQAGINHLFVQFFAKGEAHYNSRTLPTAACVSRDFDPLALMLKECKAYGIKMHAWINVYFIWSSDQTPRDRRHVYFRNKSWFAADSEGRSLKDYGQRELTNKNLEGIFLSPANAEVKQYLRELVREILFKYDVDGIHLDYVRYGNLNYSYDLSSRNAFYSQYKVDPMALFTGDPALKPYWDTWYLWRMYNISDLVSQLKMDIIKFNPWVKLSAAVKPDPDEARLDFGQDWPSWLLNRWVDFVVLMDYSQDTPTVLRLARKSIRYQGAGRVYVGLGAWRDSMEGIMEKTRELRRAGINDIVLFSYDGLAQRGISFEELKDRGF